CAATATTAATAGTCATTTTACCTTTACCAATGGATACTTGCATCTGCTTAGCTTTAGAGTTATAAGTCACAGTTCCATCCAGAGCATCTGAGAGAACAGAAGCAGGAAACAAAGTTATGCCATTTTGAACAAGCAGCGGGGACTTGAGAGTTAATGGCTCTCCATTTAACGTTGCTTTTGTTCCCTTTTTCGGGAGAGTTAGTTTGGTAGAACCAACTTTAATCTCGAAGGCGTCCTGTTGAGCAATGTAACTAACACTCCCTCCCAGTGCCTTGAATACCTCTTTCATCGGAACAAGAGTCACACCATTTTTTATGTATCCTCCATCAATTGCTTCATCCAAACTACCTGAAATAGTAACTGATCTTTCAACATTTTCGACTTTAACAGTAATTGTTGAAGAACCTACACCTATTACCTTTACCATCCCAGTGCTCAGCACTTGAAGTATATGAGGTTCACTGATCGTATAATCTGTTTTTGTAAGACCTGTATTTCTTCTGTAGTATGGATCGTTATCGCTATGTATTGAATTTTCGTCATCATACACAACAACTATATTAAGATTAATCTTACCACCGACCGAAACTGTAGTATTAGGGATGAGTTCAATATCTTTAACTTTAAGTTCCTCCGCATAAACACTTGAAACAAACAACAACATAAATGCCATCATTAGAACCGTTACTCTTTTCATTCACTTGTACTCCTTCTTATTTTTAATATTGTCCATTGCTTTTCATGAATCCATGTATTGGGATACCCCTTTCAGCTTCCTATTCTATTTTCGGATGCATTAACAAAAAATGTTAGTCTTTTTCTTTAGTAAATCAAAAAAATTGAATGCAGCTTAATCACTGCATTCAACATGGATATAAATTAGATTATTTCTTCACCGTACTGTTATATTGCGCAATCTTGTCTGTAATTTGTTTAGCTGCTGCATCCAATGCTTCCTGTGGTGTACCTTGTCCATTCAGGACCGTTTCAATCGCTCCTTCGACAAGTTGTCTGGCTTCCGGGAATACACCCATTAATGCCCCGGATGTTGCTGTCGAATCCGCGGAAGCGTGCAATTGGTCGACTGCTGTCTGGAATTGCGGGTACTTCGCCATATTATCCTTTAATACTTGCTCATTGTAGGCTGCTGTCGTAATAGGGAAGTATCCTGTCGCAACACTCCAGTTTGCTTGTACCTCTGGTGTAGCCAAGTACTTGATGAATTCCCATGCCGCTTGCTGTTGTGCTTCCGATTTGTTGTTCATGATGTACAGGCTTGCTCCACCCACTACAACGCCGCCTTCTTTGGCATCCGCTGGACGAGGCAGGAAGCCTGTCCCCAGTTCAAACTTTCCACCTGAACCTTCTACGATTTTACGCAGGCCAGCCGTAGAATCCAGGGTCATACCGATTTGCTGAGCGGTAAATGCTGCTGTTGTATCGTCTGTGCTACGTCCCAGATTGGAGAGGGTTTTCTCGTCAATCATCTTTTTCCACCACGTTAATGTCTTCACTCCAGCTTCGGAGTTCAGCAGAGACTCTGTTGCTGCCTCAGTTCTTCCGTTTCCATTGTTTACATAATCTGCATTCTGGTTCGCAAAGAATTGTTCCATGAACCAGCCGTAGATCGCCATGGATGCACCTGGCTTACCGTCTTTCGCCAATGCTTTTGCCGCTTGCTCAAACTCTTCATACGTCTTTGGCGGGTTCTCCGGGTCCAGACCTGCTGCTTTGAACATATCCTTGTTGTAGTAAAGGATCGGGTTCGATGTGTTAAACGGCATGGCGTTCAATTTGCCATCGATGGTGTAGTATCTGATGATGTTTGGCTCCAGTTGGGACAGGTCGAACTGATCCTTGTCGATGAACTGTTGTACTGGCGTAATCATGCCCGAATCGATCATGAACTTGCTACCAATCTCATAGACTTGGATAATGTCTGGACCGCTGTCTGAGCCCATGGATGCTTTGAGTTTGTTCAGACTTTCATCGTACTTCCCTTGATAGATGGGTTTCACCTGAATGTCGGGATGGCTAGCGTTAAAATCGGAAGCGAGTTGGTTAATGGCTTTCTCCCCAGCGCCAGACATGGAATGCCACCACGTCAATTGTGTTGTTTCAGCTGCGGCCGCTTCTGCTTGTGCTCCACTTGCCGGGCTGCTTGTTTCAGCTTTTGTTCCGCAAGCGGAAATGACCAACATGAGTGCAGCTAGCATTAATGCGAATGTTCCTCTTTTTTTCAAACGAAATCGCTCTCCTTTTATATGGCTCGCTTCAACATAAGTGCTTTGGGTGCTGCAAGGTGGCCGTTCCGGATATGAATCGTTCTTTTGATCGCTGTTACCCCCGGATTTTTTCATTCTCCCTTTCAAAGGGGAAAATCCGGTGATAAAGGCGAACGCTTCGCTTCTTCAGAATCGATTCTTCTCCTTCACTACTTTTGCAGTTCTTCAAAGACTTATTGAAAGGCGAGCCTCATTTTATTCGCTCCTGGTATCCAAACCGTGGACCTTGTACGAAGATACAAGGTTT
The nucleotide sequence above comes from Paenibacillus sp. W2I17. Encoded proteins:
- a CDS encoding copper amine oxidase N-terminal domain-containing protein translates to MKRVTVLMMAFMLLFVSSVYAEELKVKDIELIPNTTVSVGGKINLNIVVVYDDENSIHSDNDPYYRRNTGLTKTDYTISEPHILQVLSTGMVKVIGVGSSTITVKVENVERSVTISGSLDEAIDGGYIKNGVTLVPMKEVFKALGGSVSYIAQQDAFEIKVGSTKLTLPKKGTKATLNGEPLTLKSPLLVQNGITLFPASVLSDALDGTVTYNSKAKQMQVSIGKGKMTINIEQPQKQNSVTGTTPTKGKLYAVPATGDMKGWSILKGHPYEKSIRVYFKINGSNVQIYTKDIRKVDLNKKVTWTDLEGKKHTNTVKQLYTVFGELSNEYTSEILYKMFGKTYSDWIGSTSLNADRYVDQYLEQQGLIEPYGSNITLTPDTEVY
- a CDS encoding ABC transporter substrate-binding protein, giving the protein MKKRGTFALMLAALMLVISACGTKAETSSPASGAQAEAAAAETTQLTWWHSMSGAGEKAINQLASDFNASHPDIQVKPIYQGKYDESLNKLKASMGSDSGPDIIQVYEIGSKFMIDSGMITPVQQFIDKDQFDLSQLEPNIIRYYTIDGKLNAMPFNTSNPILYYNKDMFKAAGLDPENPPKTYEEFEQAAKALAKDGKPGASMAIYGWFMEQFFANQNADYVNNGNGRTEAATESLLNSEAGVKTLTWWKKMIDEKTLSNLGRSTDDTTAAFTAQQIGMTLDSTAGLRKIVEGSGGKFELGTGFLPRPADAKEGGVVVGGASLYIMNNKSEAQQQAAWEFIKYLATPEVQANWSVATGYFPITTAAYNEQVLKDNMAKYPQFQTAVDQLHASADSTATSGALMGVFPEARQLVEGAIETVLNGQGTPQEALDAAAKQITDKIAQYNSTVKK